A section of the Verrucomicrobium sp. GAS474 genome encodes:
- a CDS encoding type II toxin-antitoxin system RelE/ParE family toxin, whose amino-acid sequence MKKTFQIIFNSISAEELAALPTVLQLSVTASLESIPEHFGAGGEGDYGRLEREGRTIYRYRVGDYRIYFEKGERGIIVHRVLNRNTLKDFLFRSNLPVLAAEDEALQKNPEFWKMLDGPK is encoded by the coding sequence TTGAAAAAGACCTTCCAGATTATTTTCAACAGCATTAGCGCCGAGGAATTGGCCGCGCTGCCGACGGTGCTGCAGCTCTCGGTGACGGCGAGCCTCGAATCGATCCCGGAGCACTTCGGCGCCGGGGGCGAGGGCGACTACGGCCGCCTGGAGCGCGAGGGGCGGACGATCTACCGCTACCGCGTCGGCGATTACCGGATCTATTTCGAGAAGGGGGAGCGGGGCATCATCGTCCATCGCGTCCTGAACCGGAACACGCTGAAGGATTTCCTTTTCCGCTCGAATCTCCCCGTCCTCGCGGCGGAAGACGAGGCGCTCCAGAAAAACCCTGAATTCTGGAAGATGCTGGATGGGCCTAAGTAA
- a CDS encoding VWA domain-containing protein, translating to MGLSKEEKERSQRWEAPSSGGRYGGLGRTGWLFVGAVVLYLALFGLFRGLPLFNTLQETPPVVPEVVIEGGGASLPALASVATPAPASLRPAPAPLLPSPTPGPLAATPPPAATAAKTDRASSAPALAAASPSAPAATDAPSQEGGEGRVALFDMAVSSRRVVYLLDVSGSMQEPSDPAAPGGTGKSRFEVSTEEIRRSIRGLPPQVSFNIVFFADGAVSLSPDPLPATPEAKRRAEAFLSKLPDMGGSTRFVAGIHEALRNGGDTLFLTTDGGLNEPEWKVIEKVQEEMAAMPVKPRLYTFGMTAGPMEDGTDRLFEKLCLMYGGRYQPMREWQAGKPQ from the coding sequence ATGGGCCTAAGTAAGGAAGAGAAGGAACGCTCCCAGCGATGGGAGGCACCCTCCTCGGGCGGCCGCTACGGCGGGCTCGGGCGGACGGGGTGGCTCTTCGTCGGGGCCGTCGTCCTTTACCTCGCCCTCTTCGGGCTCTTCCGCGGCCTCCCCCTTTTCAACACGCTCCAGGAGACCCCGCCCGTCGTCCCCGAGGTGGTGATCGAGGGGGGCGGCGCCTCCCTCCCGGCCCTCGCCTCGGTGGCGACGCCCGCTCCGGCCTCCCTCCGCCCGGCCCCCGCCCCGCTCCTCCCGTCCCCGACGCCCGGCCCCCTCGCGGCGACGCCGCCCCCGGCGGCGACGGCAGCGAAGACCGACCGGGCGTCCTCGGCCCCGGCGCTGGCTGCGGCGTCCCCTTCGGCCCCGGCGGCGACCGACGCCCCCTCCCAGGAGGGCGGGGAGGGGCGGGTAGCGTTGTTCGACATGGCGGTCTCCTCCCGCCGGGTGGTCTATCTCCTCGATGTCTCGGGGAGCATGCAGGAGCCTTCCGATCCCGCCGCGCCGGGCGGGACGGGGAAGAGCCGCTTCGAGGTCTCGACGGAGGAGATCCGCCGCTCGATCCGGGGGCTTCCGCCGCAGGTCTCCTTCAACATCGTCTTCTTCGCCGACGGGGCGGTCTCGCTCTCCCCCGATCCCCTCCCGGCGACGCCCGAGGCGAAGCGGCGGGCCGAGGCGTTCCTTTCCAAGCTCCCCGACATGGGCGGGAGTACCCGCTTCGTGGCGGGCATCCACGAGGCATTGCGCAACGGCGGGGACACGCTATTCCTGACGACCGACGGGGGCCTCAACGAGCCGGAGTGGAAGGTGATCGAGAAGGTGCAGGAGGAGATGGCGGCGATGCCGGTGAAGCCCCGGCTCTACACCTTCGGGATGACGGCGGGGCCGATGGAGGACGGGACCGACCGCCTCTTCGAGAAGCTCTGCCTGATGTATGGCGGCCGCTACCAGCCGATGCGGGAATGGCAGGCGGGAAAGCCGCAGTAA